Proteins found in one Lepeophtheirus salmonis chromosome 9, UVic_Lsal_1.4, whole genome shotgun sequence genomic segment:
- the LOC139906297 gene encoding cytosolic Fe-S cluster assembly factor nubp1-B-like, with amino-acid sequence MNKPRFYSDECNLISWLLEGNKKNSSSNSIEKENVVTCCCDSCTYILNWKIIEGSYIPIGNPEKCSNCGELKIEEAYHTRCSDCSEGFCAKCGKSKEIILSVDSKNKLEDILEEIKKYLTSAHSKDYLDKLQDEIEEEDDSHLKEAGRASACQGCPNQNICSTDPKRPDPDIPIIASKLSSVKRKILILSGKEGVGKSTVTKNLSQGLSYADENINVGVLDIDLYGPSSPRLFGVEGEQVFNSGSGWSPVYVSDNLALMSSGFLLPSSESAVLWYCHKKNNLIKHLLKDVDWGDLDYLFIIPGTGDEHISIVQFLSEARIDGCIIVTTPQQLSILDVKKKLDFCAKAKLRVFGIIENMSGFSCPKCSVTSDILPRTTGGVEALCKETRIPLLAKIPLDQRIAKACDEGLNIFENESLSDSPILQIYSQLVNHLTSRIK; translated from the exons ATGAACAAACCGCGATTTTACTCTGatgaatgtaatttaatttcgTGGCTGCTCGAGGGAAATAAGAAGAACTCTAGCTCCAACTCGATTGAAAAAGAAAACGTCGTTACGTGTTGCTGCGATTCTTGCACATATATTCTCAATTGGAAGATAATTGAAGGAAGTTATATCCCTATAGGAAATCCGGAAAAGTGCTCAAATTGCGGAGAACTTAAAATCGAAGAAGCATATCATACTCGTTGCTCAGACTGTAGTGAAGGATTTTGTGCAAAGTGTGGTAAATctaaggaaattatattatctgTTGATTCAAAAAACAAACTGGAAGACATTTTGGAAGAAATCAAAAAGTATCTCACCTCAGCCCATTCGAAGGACTACTTAGATAAGCTACAGGAcgaaatagaagaagaagacgATAGCCATTTGAAAGAAGCTGGTAGGGCGTCTGCTTGCCAAGGGTGTcctaatcaaaatatatgctcGACTGATCCTAAAAGACCGGATCCTGATATCCCTATAATAGCTTCTAAACTGTCCTCCGTTAAACGTAAAATTCTAATACTCTCTGGGAAAGAAGGGGTTGGGAAATCAACTGTGACGAAAAACTTGTCTCAAGGATTATCATATGCAGACGAGAATATAAATGTTGGTGTTCTTGATATAGATTTATATGGTCCTTCTTCACCTCGTTTGTTTGGGGTTGAGGGTGAGCAGGTTTTTAATTCAGGTTCTGGTTGGAGTCCTGTATATGTATCTGATAATTTGGCTCTTATGTCGTCTGGCTTTCTTTTACCCTCTTCGGAATCTGCTGTGCTATGGTATTGTCATAAGAAGAACAATCTGATTAAACATCTTCTCAAAGATGTTGATTGGGGGGACCtggattatttattcataattccAG GAACTGGAGACGAACATATTTCAATAGTGCAATTCTTATCAGAGGCAAGAATTGACGGATGCATAATTGTCACGACTCCTCAACAACTTTCTATTCttgatgtaaagaaaaaattggatttCTGTGCTAAAGCAAAATTGAGAGTCTTTGGCATAATCGAAAATATGAGTGGTTTTTCATGTCCAAAATGCTCTGTTACTTCAGATATTTTACCGAGAACCACAGGAGGTGTAGAGGCACTATGCAAAGAGACTAGAATACCTCTCCTTGCGAAGATACCTCTTGATCAACGCATTGCAAAAGCGTGTGATGAGggtctaaatatatttgagaatgAATCTTTATCAGACTCTCCTATCCTACAAATTTATTCTCAGTTAGTTAATCATTTAACAAGTCGTATAAagtg
- the LOC139906278 gene encoding exopolyphosphatase PRUNE1-like: MSLLSFVKGIRDRMVSTDQLHVILGNESLDLDSAVCSIVYAHSQQSSKPPTSSSLPPPIPVLNVERKDLSLKTEVLFCLRVVGIDPSFLICKDEFNFENKTELITLVDHHVLCRDLELKHSLVGSCSSLITSTVLNANYRDPIGLKLLYDAILTDTMNLSKETNVTTPLDVEAVERIETTLCLSPESRSTEFESIMMAKSDIGSFTTHQLIQMDFVQNVIYFIHPVCREDCREFSI, translated from the exons ATGTCGTTGCTATCTTTTGTAAAGGGAATCAGAGATCGAATGGTCTCAACTGATCAATTGCATGTGATCCTCGGCAACGAATCTTTAGACTTGGATTCAGCTGTTTGCTCTATTGTATATGCTCATAGTCAACAATCATCAAAGCCGCCAACGTCATCTTCTCTTCCTCCTCCTATACCCGTTCTTAACGTTGAAAGAAAAGATTTGTCTCTTAAGACAGAGGTGCTATTTTGTCTGAGGGTCGTGGGAATCGATCCATCTTTCCTTATTTGTAAggatgaatttaattttgaaaacaaaacagAGCTTATCACCCTTGTGGATCATCATGTACTGTGTAGAGACTTAG AGCTCAAACACTCTCTGGTCGGCTCATGCTCTTCTCTGATCACATCAACTGTTTTGAATGCAAACTACAGGGATCCAATTGGTCTTAAACTCCTATATGATGCCATATTAACTGATACTATGAATCTTAGCAAGGAAACAAATGTGACTACTCCTCTGGATGTAGAGGCAGTGGAGCGAATTGAAACTACTTTGTGCCTTAGTCCTGAATCTCGTTCAACGGAATTTGAATCCATTATGATGGCCAAAAGTGATATTGGTTCCTTTACAACACATCAACTAATCCAAATGGACTTTGTGCAAAATGTG ATATACTTTATTCATCCTGTGTGCCGGGAAGATTGTCGTGAATTCTCAATTTAA
- the Nubp1 gene encoding cytosolic Fe-S cluster assembly factor nubp1: MNMELGNVSSPPEHCPGTQSEEAGKASACQGCPNQNICSTGPKGPDPDIPIIASKLSSVKRKILILSGKGGVGKSTVTKNLSQGLSSADENINVGVLDIDLCGPSLPRLFGVEGEQVFNSGSGWSPVYVSDNLALMSSGFLLPSLESAVIWRGPKKNNLIKHLLKDVDWGDLDYLFIDTPPGTGDEHISIVQFLSEAKIDGCIIVTTPQQVSILDVKKELDFCAKVNLKVFGIIENMSGFSCPKCSVTSDILPRTTGGAEALSQETGIPLLAKIPLDQRIAKACDEGLNIFENESLSDSPILQIYSQLSNHLKSLIQ, translated from the exons aTGAATATGGAGTTGGGAAATGTATCCTCCCCTCCAGAGCACTGTCCTGGAACACAGAGTGAAGAAGCTGGTAAGGCGTCTGCTTGCCAAGGGTGTcctaatcaaaatatatgctcGACTGGTCCTAAAGGACCGGATCCTGATATCCCTATAATAGCTTCTAAACTGTCCTCCGTTAAACGTAAAATTCTAATACTCTCTGGGAAAGGAGGAGTTGGGAAATCAACTGTGACGAAAAACTTGTCTCAAGGATTATCATCTGCAGACGAGAATATCAATGTTGGTGTTCTTGATATAGATTTATGTGGTCCTTCTTTACCTCGTTTGTTTGGGGTTGAGGGTGAGCAGGTTTTTAATTCAGGTTCTGGTTGGAGTCCTGTATATGTATCTGATAATTTGGCTCTTATGTCGTCTGGCTTTCTTTTACCCTCTTTGGAATCTGCTGTGATATGGAGGGGTCCTAAGAAGAACAATCTGATTAAACATCTTCTCAAAGATGTTGATTGGGGGGACCTggattatttattcatagataCTCCCCCAG GAACTGGAGACGAACATATTTCAATAGTGCAATTCTTATCAGAGGCAAAAATTGACGGATGCATAATTGTCACGACTCCTCAACAAGTTTCTATTCTTGATGTAAAGAAAGAATTGGATTTCTGTGCTAAAGTAAATTTGAAAGTCTTTGGCATAATCGAAAATATGAGTGGTTTTTCATGTCCAAAATGCTCTGTTACTTCAGATATTTTACCGAGAACCACAGGAGGTGCAGAGGCACTAAGCCAAGAGACTGGAATACCTCTCCTTGCGAAGATACCTCTTGATCAACGCATTGCAAAAGCGTGTGATGAGggtctaaatatatttgagaatgAATCTTTATCAGACTCTCCTATCCTACAAATTTATTCTCAGTTATCTAATCATTTAAAGAGTCTTATACagtga